From the genome of Chania multitudinisentens RB-25, one region includes:
- a CDS encoding helix-turn-helix domain-containing protein, whose translation MQIGDRLRLERERLGYTQTAMAKVCGVAFRTYCDYEAGKTEPKASLLNAMHEAGADVMFILTGQNTPVQDISMEEQKLVQNFRAMDEAARLNIQAVGDAFAQSKPKLKTSDI comes from the coding sequence ATGCAAATTGGGGATCGACTACGCCTGGAGCGTGAGCGTCTTGGTTACACGCAAACGGCTATGGCGAAGGTGTGCGGGGTCGCTTTTCGTACTTACTGTGATTATGAGGCAGGCAAAACAGAGCCAAAGGCATCGCTCCTTAATGCCATGCATGAAGCGGGAGCAGATGTGATGTTCATATTAACTGGGCAAAATACACCTGTTCAGGACATCTCTATGGAAGAGCAAAAGTTAGTGCAGAATTTCCGCGCTATGGATGAGGCGGCACGTTTAAACATACAGGCGGTTGGTGATGCGTTCGCGCAATCAAAACCAAAATTAAAAACAAGTGATATTTAA
- a CDS encoding replication endonuclease, whose translation MTDSRGRRAPSDPLPYPGIVTGSVRYQYDWNKPKAAIFVDKTPAVDLVELGQEQEFLGWVAVTLKPFPRFIRQRLASRIDSIHNMKGRHIARLALRDIIRRDLPVINMVTEQYGIQQDSDRPAGFYTDAFKHLNSLYHTFTNLNGLIERFNHLPDFTREDIELLAQDIAIYMTGALSEVNHVFASASDKDLVQNLYSEASNLTAVFRLLPPFSDRKKISVDKATSAVSRMLDDRFWVRNLCKYATRWREHLHIAFGDVKRGAAPYCSKHHVDEWEARRKRSRAIMSHLELEDKETKERISLVEQIDKSISNPVKRRVELMTRIGGFEKVANSEGFTGSFFTLTAPSKYHAYTMFGHRNAKWNGASPRKTQRYLTRLWQQIRAELARREIPVFGLRVAESHHDGTPHWHGLLFTAPEHSSALAAVMEDYATREDAEELQGKHGNRPRFEMKAIDASVGSATGYVVKYVSKNIDGHALDGEVDDESGKPLKETAKHATAWASCWGIRQFQFLGGAPVSVWRELRKMSDQEMADKINPLFAEIHRAADQGWWDEYVQLQGGPFVTRDALHIRTFYKQEDEPNAYGEYLPIIKGVYMPGMALLPVETRLHSYRIVKMNAKPDDAGQAVDLDVGFDFDLPGASAPSRTCVNNCTEAKKQTKPGGDQPPDDQEYLYQLEPEQLAFEQPTRAQRNRLQTSLHSEPPQRRKSPADDFELLAQAIVSGECSDYDRSRADSYLRTACAIRQAEQPVTAGITALAEQIQRWAEIRQVPLSKPQAVQLAQGNEVTVLDSVYRANLNTGEIIPCGIFEPWRKTLSRNKANDLIAKWRTAAKKKIGCAVALNEGS comes from the coding sequence ATGACCGATTCACGCGGGCGCCGCGCTCCTTCTGATCCCTTACCCTATCCGGGCATTGTTACCGGCAGTGTCCGGTATCAATACGACTGGAACAAACCAAAAGCCGCAATATTCGTTGATAAAACTCCTGCTGTTGATCTCGTTGAACTGGGTCAAGAGCAAGAGTTTTTAGGCTGGGTGGCAGTCACACTTAAGCCATTTCCGCGTTTTATCCGCCAACGCCTTGCGTCACGCATCGACAGCATTCACAACATGAAGGGGCGACACATAGCCCGCTTAGCGTTGCGCGATATCATCCGGCGCGATTTGCCGGTCATCAATATGGTGACCGAGCAATATGGTATCCAGCAGGATAGCGACAGGCCAGCAGGATTTTACACCGACGCATTCAAGCACCTTAATTCGCTCTATCACACATTTACCAACCTGAACGGACTGATCGAACGATTCAATCACTTGCCTGACTTTACCCGCGAAGATATAGAACTGCTGGCGCAGGATATTGCCATTTATATGACGGGAGCGCTGAGCGAGGTTAATCACGTCTTCGCATCAGCCAGCGATAAAGATCTAGTTCAAAACCTATATTCTGAAGCGTCCAATTTAACAGCGGTTTTCCGCCTGCTCCCGCCATTCTCTGATCGCAAGAAAATATCTGTTGATAAAGCCACATCAGCAGTCAGCAGGATGCTAGATGATCGCTTTTGGGTGCGCAATCTGTGCAAATACGCCACGCGCTGGCGTGAACATCTGCACATTGCTTTTGGTGATGTGAAACGCGGCGCAGCACCGTATTGCAGCAAACATCATGTTGACGAATGGGAAGCACGCCGCAAGCGCAGCCGCGCGATAATGAGCCACCTTGAGCTGGAAGATAAAGAAACCAAAGAGCGCATCTCGTTGGTAGAGCAGATTGATAAAAGTATTTCCAACCCGGTAAAACGCCGGGTAGAACTCATGACGCGCATCGGCGGTTTTGAGAAAGTGGCAAATAGTGAGGGGTTTACCGGTAGTTTCTTTACGCTGACCGCTCCGTCGAAATACCACGCTTACACCATGTTTGGCCACCGTAACGCAAAATGGAACGGGGCCAGCCCGCGCAAAACTCAGCGCTACCTCACTCGCCTATGGCAACAGATCCGCGCCGAACTGGCACGCCGTGAAATACCTGTATTTGGCCTGCGCGTTGCCGAATCGCATCACGACGGTACGCCGCACTGGCACGGATTGCTATTTACCGCCCCAGAGCACAGCAGTGCCCTGGCCGCAGTAATGGAAGATTACGCCACGCGTGAAGATGCAGAAGAATTGCAAGGCAAGCACGGCAACCGACCACGCTTCGAAATGAAAGCGATCGATGCGTCAGTTGGCAGCGCAACAGGTTACGTCGTGAAATATGTCTCGAAAAATATTGACGGTCACGCACTTGACGGTGAAGTAGACGACGAAAGCGGCAAACCGCTAAAGGAAACCGCCAAACACGCAACAGCGTGGGCTTCCTGCTGGGGCATCAGACAGTTTCAGTTTCTCGGCGGTGCACCGGTGTCGGTCTGGCGCGAACTGCGCAAGATGAGTGATCAGGAAATGGCCGACAAGATTAACCCCCTGTTTGCCGAGATCCACCGCGCTGCCGATCAAGGGTGGTGGGACGAATACGTACAGTTACAGGGCGGCCCATTTGTCACCCGCGATGCATTGCACATTCGCACGTTTTACAAGCAGGAAGATGAGCCAAACGCCTACGGCGAATACCTGCCGATCATCAAAGGGGTATACATGCCAGGCATGGCGTTGCTACCCGTTGAAACCCGCCTTCACAGTTACCGAATAGTGAAAATGAACGCCAAGCCGGACGACGCAGGCCAGGCCGTTGACCTTGACGTTGGTTTTGATTTTGACCTGCCGGGCGCGTCCGCGCCCTCTAGGACTTGTGTCAATAACTGTACCGAGGCCAAAAAACAGACAAAACCGGGCGGCGATCAACCACCGGACGATCAGGAATATCTGTACCAGCTCGAGCCGGAACAGTTGGCTTTCGAGCAGCCGACCAGGGCGCAACGAAACCGACTGCAAACCAGCCTGCACAGTGAGCCACCGCAGCGGCGTAAATCGCCCGCTGATGATTTCGAATTGCTGGCGCAAGCCATTGTCAGCGGCGAATGTTCGGATTATGACCGCAGCCGCGCCGACAGTTACCTCCGCACCGCATGCGCCATCAGGCAGGCGGAGCAACCGGTAACAGCAGGCATTACTGCACTGGCCGAACAAATCCAGCGCTGGGCGGAGATCCGGCAGGTGCCACTGAGCAAGCCACAGGCGGTACAGCTTGCGCAGGGTAATGAAGTGACGGTGCTTGATAGCGTGTATCGCGCCAACCTCAACACTGGCGAGATCATTCCTTGCGGCATCTTTGAGCCGTGGCGCAAGACGCTATCACGCAACAAAGCCAACGATCTGATCGCGAAATGGCGGACGGCGGCAAAGAAAAAGATTGGTTGTGCTGTCGCTCTCAATGAAGGCTCATAA
- a CDS encoding BRCT domain-containing protein, with product MEVCQKTICFTGFDKVKKNELIDIAKLNGFIVRADITKDLNYLCCGNNAGPSKINKAKNNNSILLTCDSFYELLSKKSSCSAVEPFDSEAYSAEEKRPISIYDENDFLDYLWSAIDKGSKISITYHGGSREGERRSIVPLSLMENFVLRAVDLSSPGREVKSFSIGKIEIDGIENFTPPVMNGHSKPKKKKYRLGIYKNIEDVSLAFRDTLVGMGWHVATYEDEYGECIRLDVCDFFKNGKPRKTPVATLYFSPENKIRPFVCKSRDMESATTYSNLDNAAEMFLSLAYAESIDDEVETSS from the coding sequence ATGGAAGTTTGTCAGAAAACAATATGTTTCACCGGTTTTGATAAAGTAAAAAAAAATGAACTTATAGACATTGCTAAATTAAACGGCTTTATAGTCAGGGCTGACATCACTAAAGATCTTAATTATTTATGCTGCGGTAATAACGCTGGCCCAAGCAAAATTAACAAGGCTAAAAATAATAATTCAATACTCCTAACATGTGATAGCTTTTATGAGCTTTTATCAAAAAAATCATCGTGTAGTGCGGTCGAACCTTTTGATTCTGAAGCTTATTCTGCTGAAGAAAAGCGTCCTATCTCTATTTACGATGAAAATGATTTTCTTGATTACCTATGGTCTGCAATAGATAAAGGCTCAAAAATATCAATTACTTATCATGGTGGAAGCCGTGAAGGTGAAAGGAGAAGCATTGTTCCCTTGTCTCTGATGGAAAATTTTGTTTTGCGAGCGGTGGATCTTTCTAGCCCCGGAAGAGAGGTTAAGTCTTTTAGTATCGGCAAAATTGAAATTGATGGTATTGAAAACTTTACACCTCCGGTAATGAATGGTCACTCTAAACCCAAAAAGAAAAAATATCGACTTGGAATATATAAAAACATAGAGGATGTCAGTCTAGCTTTTCGAGACACTCTAGTTGGTATGGGGTGGCATGTTGCTACTTATGAAGATGAATATGGTGAATGCATTCGGCTTGATGTATGTGATTTTTTCAAGAATGGCAAACCTCGTAAGACACCCGTTGCTACCTTGTATTTTTCCCCTGAAAATAAAATTAGGCCGTTTGTCTGCAAAAGTCGGGATATGGAATCGGCCACGACTTATAGCAATTTAGATAATGCCGCTGAAATGTTCCTTTCTTTAGCTTATGCAGAGTCTATTGATGATGAGGTTGAGACTTCTAGCTGA
- a CDS encoding DNA adenine methylase produces MIRSPVKWVGSKAKIMTELVKHLPAAKRLVEPFAGSCSVMMNTDYPEYLIADINPDLINLYQQIQGDPHNFIEHARVLFSVSNDEESYYLLREQFRGGNLTQWDRAITFLYLNRHGYGGVCRYNKSGQYNVPYGKYKQPYFPKDEILAFTEKAKRATFVCADFRQTLSMVKSGDLVYCDPPYLPISKTANFSSYHTGGFSHNDHVDLTIDLMNLSESCAPVVISNCDTESARHLYHAFSIQSITAPRAVGNRTGGEATASEMIASRSPRIQDVNIGWLQRYEKTRSQDPA; encoded by the coding sequence ATGATTCGCTCCCCCGTCAAGTGGGTTGGCAGCAAAGCCAAGATCATGACTGAACTGGTTAAACACTTACCAGCAGCCAAAAGACTGGTAGAGCCGTTTGCCGGTTCCTGCTCCGTCATGATGAATACCGACTATCCCGAATATCTGATTGCCGATATCAACCCAGACCTGATCAATCTGTACCAGCAGATCCAGGGTGACCCTCATAACTTTATTGAGCACGCCAGAGTTCTATTCAGCGTGAGCAATGATGAGGAAAGCTATTACCTGTTGCGGGAGCAATTTAGAGGGGGCAACCTTACGCAGTGGGATCGGGCAATAACGTTCCTATACCTGAATCGCCACGGTTACGGCGGCGTGTGCCGCTATAACAAATCAGGACAATACAACGTCCCTTACGGGAAATATAAACAACCCTATTTCCCAAAAGACGAGATCTTAGCTTTCACAGAGAAAGCCAAACGCGCAACGTTTGTTTGCGCAGACTTCAGGCAAACCCTGTCAATGGTCAAATCTGGCGATCTCGTTTACTGCGATCCGCCGTATTTACCCATCTCTAAAACAGCCAATTTTTCCAGCTATCACACTGGCGGTTTCTCTCATAACGATCACGTCGATTTAACCATTGACCTAATGAATCTCTCCGAGAGCTGCGCCCCGGTAGTCATTTCAAACTGTGACACTGAGTCAGCGCGCCATCTCTATCACGCGTTCTCAATTCAATCGATCACCGCCCCCCGCGCAGTGGGGAACCGCACCGGCGGAGAAGCCACGGCCAGCGAAATGATCGCCAGCCGTTCACCACGAATTCAAGACGTCAATATCGGATGGTTACAGCGCTATGAAAAAACACGATCTCAAGATCCTGCCTGA
- a CDS encoding BRCT domain-containing protein, with translation MDAQSIYNYARNKNKLITNLISIIEGILSDGRVDEKEILYLDTWLLESELISRNYCVRTIRARISDILSNRVIDNNELKFFQSDLIKIQKKLLDTPKLDLYSEESDRHLLEGLCKGVLANQELNDLEIRYLKWWLSSNAALKNNFPGKEIYILVENILADGVITPEERASLKAALTSFTGCDLEVGVVDGLSTKLPIDDIDSLNLKGALVCLTGEFLLGKRSKCKTEIESMGGIVSDGITQKIDYLIVGTLSAKDWRFQSYGRKIEKAIEYRDNKNIPLKIISEEQWKTLSCDTIY, from the coding sequence ATGGATGCACAAAGTATTTATAATTATGCTCGTAATAAAAATAAATTAATAACCAATCTTATTAGTATAATTGAAGGTATTCTAAGTGATGGGAGGGTTGATGAGAAAGAAATTTTATACCTTGATACATGGCTTCTTGAATCTGAGTTAATAAGTAGAAACTATTGCGTTCGAACTATACGAGCTAGAATTTCAGATATCTTATCTAATAGAGTTATCGATAATAATGAATTAAAGTTCTTTCAGTCTGATCTTATTAAAATACAGAAAAAGTTACTTGATACACCGAAATTAGATCTTTATTCGGAGGAGTCAGATAGGCATCTCTTGGAAGGATTGTGCAAAGGGGTGTTGGCGAATCAAGAACTGAATGATCTAGAGATTCGTTACCTTAAGTGGTGGCTTTCATCTAATGCTGCTCTTAAAAATAACTTTCCCGGAAAGGAAATTTATATACTTGTTGAGAATATTCTTGCCGATGGTGTTATCACACCAGAAGAAAGGGCGTCATTGAAAGCTGCACTAACTTCTTTTACTGGATGCGATCTTGAAGTTGGTGTTGTTGATGGCTTGTCTACAAAACTTCCTATTGATGACATTGATTCGCTTAACTTAAAAGGGGCGTTAGTCTGTCTTACTGGTGAGTTTCTTCTTGGTAAAAGAAGTAAGTGCAAGACCGAAATTGAGTCTATGGGCGGCATTGTTTCAGATGGTATAACTCAAAAGATTGATTATTTAATTGTCGGTACTCTCAGCGCTAAAGATTGGCGTTTTCAAAGCTATGGTCGAAAAATAGAAAAAGCCATCGAATATCGCGATAACAAGAATATTCCACTGAAAATTATCAGTGAAGAACAGTGGAAAACATTATCTTGCGATACGATTTACTGA
- a CDS encoding DUF3850 domain-containing protein translates to MKKHDLKILPEYFAAVVSGEKKAEIRINDRDYSVGNMLRLNEYGQVKGFDGLVGFSGEFITDKPTEFFVANTLAGMAEGEIKLIPAELIWVNKAPHIVQSLFDQLLREASALLCAYECALKANRNHEASQPQGEE, encoded by the coding sequence ATGAAAAAACACGATCTCAAGATCCTGCCTGAGTATTTCGCGGCAGTAGTCAGCGGAGAGAAAAAGGCAGAAATCCGCATTAATGACCGTGATTACTCGGTTGGCAATATGTTGCGCCTCAATGAATACGGCCAGGTTAAAGGTTTTGACGGCTTGGTGGGTTTTTCTGGGGAGTTCATCACTGATAAACCGACAGAGTTCTTTGTCGCCAATACACTGGCGGGCATGGCTGAGGGTGAAATCAAGTTAATACCAGCGGAGTTGATTTGGGTAAATAAAGCCCCACACATTGTGCAATCTCTCTTCGACCAGCTTTTGAGAGAGGCCAGCGCTCTGCTATGTGCCTATGAGTGCGCTCTAAAAGCAAATCGCAATCACGAAGCAAGTCAGCCGCAGGGCGAAGAATAA